A window of Dorea formicigenerans contains these coding sequences:
- a CDS encoding RNA-binding S4 domain-containing protein, which produces METIKLRDEFIKLGQALKAAGLVESGVEAKEVIQDGQVSVNGEIDTRRGRKLYGGDVVSFGGEEIKIED; this is translated from the coding sequence ATGGAAACAATCAAATTGCGTGATGAATTTATAAAGCTTGGGCAGGCATTAAAAGCAGCCGGTCTTGTTGAATCGGGCGTTGAGGCAAAAGAAGTCATCCAGGACGGACAGGTGTCTGTAAATGGAGAAATTGATACTCGCCGTGGAAGAAAATTATACGGCGGGGATGTTGTATCATTTGGCGGAGAAGAAATCAAAATTGAAGATTAA
- the recF gene encoding DNA replication/repair protein RecF (All proteins in this family for which functions are known are DNA-binding proteins that assist the filamentation of RecA onto DNA for the initiation of recombination or recombinational repair.), whose product MKIKSLKLKNFRNYELLNLEFDDSTNIFYGDNAQGKTNILEAVYLSGTTKSHRGSKDRDMIRFGAEESHIEVIVEKRGIQDQIDMHLKKNRPKGVAINKIPIRKAGELFGIVNLVFFSPEDLNIIKNGPAGRRKFIDLELSQLDKVYFNHLSNYSRVVNQRNHLLKDSAYRQDAMETLDIWDLQLVQYGNAIIARRKQFVDEMNEIVSGIHKKLTGGKEEIRLIYEPSTKNMSLEQALEMNRQRDIRMKSTSVGPHRDDVCFMVGNLDIRRFGSQGQQRTAALSLKLAEIELVKRVTGDTPVLLLDDVLSELDKHRQNYLLDSIHDIQTLITCTGVDEFVNHRFEVNKVFHVQNGQVIKEN is encoded by the coding sequence TTGAAGATTAAATCTTTGAAACTGAAAAATTTTAGAAACTACGAACTTTTGAATCTGGAATTTGACGACAGCACCAACATTTTCTACGGGGATAATGCCCAGGGAAAGACGAATATTCTGGAGGCTGTCTATCTGTCCGGGACGACGAAGTCCCACAGAGGGAGCAAAGACCGGGATATGATCCGGTTCGGGGCAGAGGAATCACACATTGAGGTGATTGTTGAAAAACGCGGGATTCAGGATCAGATTGACATGCATCTGAAGAAGAACCGGCCGAAAGGTGTTGCTATTAATAAGATTCCGATACGCAAAGCCGGAGAATTATTTGGCATTGTAAATCTCGTATTTTTTTCACCGGAAGATCTGAACATTATAAAAAATGGTCCGGCGGGAAGAAGAAAGTTCATAGATTTAGAGCTGTCACAGCTTGACAAAGTATATTTTAATCATTTATCCAACTACAGTCGGGTCGTAAATCAGAGAAATCATTTACTAAAAGACAGTGCATACCGGCAAGATGCAATGGAGACTCTGGACATCTGGGATCTCCAGCTTGTTCAGTATGGCAATGCAATCATTGCGAGGAGGAAACAATTTGTTGACGAAATGAACGAAATTGTTTCCGGAATACATAAGAAACTGACTGGCGGTAAGGAAGAAATCCGTCTGATCTACGAACCGAGTACGAAAAACATGTCTCTTGAGCAGGCTCTTGAGATGAACAGACAGCGAGATATCAGGATGAAGAGTACTTCGGTAGGGCCTCATCGAGACGACGTCTGTTTTATGGTCGGGAATCTGGACATCCGGAGATTCGGATCCCAGGGACAGCAAAGGACCGCAGCATTGTCATTGAAACTGGCAGAAATCGAGCTAGTGAAAAGAGTGACCGGAGACACACCGGTCCTGTTACTTGACGATGTGTTGTCTGAACTTGACAAACACAGGCAAAACTATTTATTAGACAGTATTCATGATATACAGACACTCATTACCTGTACAGGAGTGGATGAATTTGTAAATCATAGATTTGAAGTCAATAAAGTATTTCATGTCCAGAACGGACAAGTGATAAAGGAAAACTAG
- the gyrB gene encoding DNA topoisomerase (ATP-hydrolyzing) subunit B, giving the protein MATEKVQHEYGADEIQILEGLEAVRKRPGMYIGSTSSRGLHHLVYEIVDNAVDEALAGFCDTIHVTINPDNSVTVTDNGRGIPVGINHKSGLPAVEVVFTVLHAGGKFGGGGYKVSGGLHGVGASVVNALSVWLEVEICHEGKVYRQRYERGKVAKKLEVIGECEPGKTGTKVTFLPDGEIFETTIFDYSILQQRFREMAFLTKGLKIVLRDERPQEPIEKTFHYEGGIKEFVEYLNRSTTPLYEQIIYCEGIVNNVSVEVAMQHNDSYNENSYGFVNNITTPEGGTHIVGFRNALTKTFNDYARKNKLLKDNEPNLTGEDIREGLTAIISVKIEDPQFEGQTKQKLGNSEARGAVDNVVSEQLQIFLEQNPQVAKVTVEKSVMAQRAREAARKARDLTRRKSALDGMSLPGKLADCSDKNPEKCEIYIVEGDSAGGSAKTARDRATQAILPLRGKILNVEKARLDRIYGNAEIKAMITAFGTGIHEDFDISKLRYHKIIIMTDADVDGAHISTLLLTFMYRFMPDLIKEGYVYLAQPPLYKLERNKKVWYAYSDEELDSILQEVGRDNNNKIQRYKGLGEMDAEQLWDTTMDPEHRVLLRVTMDDETASELDLTFTTLMGDKVEPRREFIEENAQYVQNLDI; this is encoded by the coding sequence ATGGCTACAGAAAAGGTACAGCACGAATATGGCGCAGACGAAATTCAGATACTGGAAGGACTGGAAGCTGTAAGAAAGCGTCCGGGAATGTATATTGGAAGTACCTCATCAAGAGGTCTTCATCATCTGGTATATGAGATTGTTGATAATGCGGTTGATGAGGCGTTGGCAGGATTCTGTGATACCATTCACGTAACGATCAATCCGGATAATTCCGTTACTGTCACAGATAATGGACGTGGAATTCCGGTCGGAATCAACCATAAATCAGGACTTCCGGCAGTTGAAGTCGTATTTACGGTGCTTCATGCCGGAGGAAAATTCGGTGGTGGAGGATACAAGGTATCCGGAGGACTTCATGGAGTAGGTGCATCTGTTGTAAATGCGCTTTCTGTCTGGCTGGAAGTTGAAATCTGTCACGAAGGAAAAGTATACAGACAGCGCTATGAGCGAGGAAAAGTTGCAAAGAAGCTGGAAGTCATCGGAGAATGTGAGCCGGGAAAGACAGGAACAAAGGTCACATTCCTGCCGGATGGAGAGATTTTTGAGACAACAATCTTTGATTACAGCATTTTACAGCAGAGATTCCGTGAGATGGCATTTTTGACAAAGGGACTGAAGATCGTTCTTCGCGATGAAAGACCACAAGAGCCGATTGAGAAGACTTTCCACTACGAAGGTGGAATCAAAGAATTTGTTGAGTATCTGAACCGCAGTACGACTCCGCTTTACGAGCAGATCATTTACTGTGAGGGAATCGTCAACAATGTATCTGTTGAAGTTGCAATGCAGCACAATGATTCCTACAATGAGAACAGCTACGGATTTGTAAATAATATTACGACTCCGGAAGGCGGAACTCATATTGTCGGATTTAGAAATGCGTTAACAAAGACATTTAATGATTACGCAAGAAAGAATAAACTTTTAAAAGATAATGAGCCGAACCTGACAGGTGAGGATATCCGTGAGGGACTGACTGCAATTATCAGTGTCAAGATCGAGGATCCTCAATTCGAAGGTCAGACAAAGCAGAAACTTGGAAACAGTGAGGCAAGAGGAGCAGTTGATAATGTTGTCAGTGAACAGCTTCAGATTTTCCTGGAACAGAATCCGCAGGTCGCTAAAGTAACAGTTGAGAAGTCTGTGATGGCACAGCGTGCGAGAGAGGCTGCAAGAAAAGCGAGAGATCTGACAAGAAGGAAATCAGCCCTTGATGGTATGTCACTTCCTGGTAAGCTTGCAGACTGTTCTGACAAGAATCCGGAAAAATGCGAAATCTACATCGTAGAGGGAGACTCCGCCGGTGGTTCCGCAAAGACAGCCAGAGACCGTGCAACACAGGCCATCCTTCCACTTCGTGGTAAGATCCTCAATGTTGAGAAGGCAAGACTGGATCGAATTTATGGAAATGCGGAGATCAAAGCCATGATCACGGCATTTGGAACCGGAATCCATGAAGACTTTGATATCAGCAAATTACGTTATCACAAGATCATCATCATGACCGATGCCGACGTGGATGGAGCCCATATCAGTACACTGCTTCTGACATTTATGTACAGATTTATGCCAGATCTGATCAAAGAAGGATACGTGTATCTGGCACAGCCGCCACTTTATAAGCTCGAAAGAAATAAAAAAGTTTGGTATGCATACAGCGACGAAGAACTAGACAGCATTTTGCAGGAAGTTGGGCGTGATAACAATAATAAAATTCAGCGTTACAAAGGTCTTGGAGAGATGGATGCAGAGCAGCTTTGGGATACCACTATGGATCCGGAGCACCGCGTACTCCTTCGTGTCACAATGGATGATGAGACAGCAAGCGAGCTGGATCTCACATTTACAACACTGATGGGAGATAAGGTAGAGCCAAGACGTGAGTTCATCGAAGAAAATGCACAGTATGTACAGAATCTTGACATTTAA
- the gyrA gene encoding DNA gyrase subunit A encodes MEDNIFDKVHEVDLKKTMETSYIDYAMSVIASRALPDVRDGLKPVQRRILYSMIELNNGPDKPHRKSARIVGDTMGKYHPHGDSSIYGALVNMAQEWSTRYPLVDGHGNFGSVDGDGAAAMRYTEARLSKISMELTADINKDTVDFMPNFDETEKEPVVLPARFPNLLVNGTSGIAVGMATNIPPHNLREVIDAVVRIIDNKIADKDETTMEEILEIIKGPDFPTGGEILGTRGIEEAYRTGRGKIRVRAVTNIETMPNGKSRIIVTELPYMVNKARLIEKIAELVRDKKVDGITDLSDQSSREGMRIVIELRKDVNANVLLNQLYKHTQLQDTFGVIMLALVGKQPKVMNILELLGYYLKHQEDVVTRRTKYELNKAKERAHILKGLLIALDNIDEVIRIIRGSSTVQAAKAELMEKFELDDVQAQAIVDMRLRALTGLEREKLEKEYAELMAQIERLEAILADEKLLLGVIREEILVIKDKYGDDRRTSIGFDEYDISMEDLIPKENIVITMTKLGYIKRMSDDTFKAQNRGGKGIKGMQTLDEDYVEELFMTNTHHYIMFFTNTGRVYRLKGYEIPEASRTSRGTAIINLLQLMPGEKITAVIPIDYYRDQDYLIMATKKGLVKKTSLREYMNVRKTGLAAITLRDEDELIEVKFTDNNQEIILATKYGQCIRFNETDVRATGRNSMGVRGINLADRDEVIGMQLVTQGHDLLIVSEKGMGKRTDIHEFTAQNRGGKGVKCYKITEKTGNVIGIKAVDEDDEIMIINTDGIIIRMLCSGISVLGRITSGVKLINLKDKETVASIAKVRDEEKEEAKKKEIFGEDGVEVDQIDVESLALESDEE; translated from the coding sequence ATGGAAGACAATATTTTTGATAAAGTCCATGAGGTTGACCTAAAGAAAACGATGGAGACCTCCTATATCGATTATGCCATGAGTGTTATTGCTTCCCGTGCGCTTCCAGATGTAAGAGACGGATTGAAACCTGTACAGAGAAGAATTCTTTACTCCATGATCGAGCTGAACAATGGACCGGATAAACCGCACAGAAAATCAGCCCGTATCGTCGGTGATACAATGGGTAAATATCATCCGCACGGTGACAGTTCTATTTACGGAGCATTGGTTAATATGGCTCAGGAATGGTCTACCAGATATCCGCTCGTTGACGGGCATGGAAACTTCGGTTCTGTGGACGGTGACGGAGCAGCGGCTATGCGTTACACAGAGGCAAGATTGAGTAAGATTTCCATGGAACTGACTGCTGATATCAACAAAGATACAGTAGACTTCATGCCAAACTTTGATGAGACGGAGAAAGAGCCGGTTGTACTTCCGGCAAGATTCCCGAACCTTCTGGTGAACGGTACATCCGGTATCGCCGTAGGTATGGCAACGAATATCCCTCCACACAATCTTCGTGAGGTTATTGACGCAGTAGTCAGAATTATCGATAACAAGATTGCAGATAAAGACGAGACAACAATGGAAGAAATCCTTGAGATCATCAAGGGACCAGACTTCCCGACCGGTGGAGAGATTCTTGGTACAAGAGGAATCGAGGAAGCATATCGAACAGGACGTGGTAAGATTCGTGTACGTGCCGTAACGAACATTGAGACGATGCCGAATGGAAAGAGCCGCATCATTGTTACAGAGCTTCCGTACATGGTCAATAAGGCCCGTCTGATCGAGAAAATCGCAGAGCTGGTACGTGACAAGAAGGTGGATGGAATCACAGACTTAAGTGATCAGTCCAGCCGTGAAGGTATGCGTATTGTTATTGAACTTCGTAAAGATGTCAATGCAAATGTATTGCTGAACCAGCTTTACAAACATACACAGCTTCAGGATACATTTGGCGTAATCATGCTGGCACTGGTCGGCAAACAGCCAAAAGTCATGAATATTTTAGAGCTTCTTGGATATTACCTGAAGCATCAGGAAGATGTTGTGACACGTCGTACAAAGTACGAACTGAACAAAGCAAAAGAAAGAGCGCATATCTTAAAAGGATTATTGATCGCGCTTGATAATATTGACGAAGTTATCCGAATCATCCGTGGTTCCAGTACGGTACAGGCTGCAAAAGCAGAACTCATGGAGAAATTCGAACTGGATGATGTTCAGGCTCAGGCTATCGTAGATATGCGTCTGCGTGCTCTGACAGGATTGGAAAGAGAGAAGCTTGAGAAAGAATATGCAGAACTTATGGCTCAGATTGAGAGACTGGAGGCAATTCTGGCAGACGAAAAATTACTTCTTGGAGTGATTCGTGAAGAAATCCTTGTCATTAAGGATAAATATGGTGATGACAGAAGAACATCCATCGGATTTGACGAGTATGACATTTCCATGGAGGATCTGATTCCGAAGGAGAATATTGTAATTACCATGACAAAGCTTGGTTACATCAAGCGTATGTCTGATGATACATTTAAGGCACAGAATCGTGGCGGTAAGGGAATTAAAGGTATGCAGACTCTGGATGAAGACTATGTGGAAGAGCTATTCATGACGAATACGCACCACTACATTATGTTCTTTACGAACACCGGACGTGTCTACAGACTGAAAGGTTACGAGATTCCGGAGGCAAGCCGCACATCAAGAGGAACTGCGATCATCAACCTGCTCCAGTTAATGCCAGGTGAGAAGATTACCGCAGTAATCCCGATTGATTACTACCGCGACCAGGATTATCTGATCATGGCAACGAAGAAAGGTCTTGTGAAGAAGACATCGCTTCGCGAGTACATGAATGTAAGAAAAACAGGACTTGCCGCAATTACACTACGTGATGAAGATGAACTGATCGAAGTAAAATTCACAGACAACAATCAGGAAATCATTCTTGCAACGAAGTATGGTCAGTGTATCCGCTTTAATGAGACCGACGTAAGAGCAACAGGACGTAACTCCATGGGAGTACGCGGAATCAACCTTGCAGACCGCGATGAAGTGATTGGAATGCAGCTTGTGACCCAGGGACATGACCTTTTGATCGTATCTGAAAAAGGTATGGGTAAACGTACAGACATCCATGAATTTACAGCACAGAACCGTGGCGGCAAAGGAGTGAAGTGTTACAAGATCACTGAAAAGACAGGAAATGTCATCGGAATCAAGGCAGTTGACGAAGACGATGAGATTATGATCATAAACACAGACGGAATCATCATCCGTATGCTGTGTTCCGGAATCTCCGTACTCGGAAGAATCACATCCGGAGTCAAACTCATCAACCTGAAAGATAAAGAGACCGTAGCAAGTATCGCAAAAGTCAGAGACGAAGAAAAAGAAGAAGCCAAAAAGAAAGAAATCTTCGGCGAAGATGGGGTTGAAGTAGACCAGATCGATGTAGAATCACTGGCGTTAGAAAGTGACGAAGAATAA
- a CDS encoding fumarate hydratase gives MRSVDVSIVTRNIKEMCIQANHFLSEDMDIAMKNAVETEEAPLGKQILTQLQENLKIAGEDMIPICQDTGMAVVFIEVGQEVHFEGGSLTDAINEGVRQGYVEGYLRKSVVGDPIIRENTKDNTPAVIHYNIVPGDKVKIKVAPKGFGSENMSRVFMLKPADGIEGVKNAILTAVQDAGPNACPPMVVGVGIGGTFEKCALMAKDALTREVGTHSDIQWVKDLEEEMLETINKLGIGPGGLGGTTTALAVNVNTYPTHIAGLPVGINICCHVNRHIVREV, from the coding sequence ATGCGTTCAGTCGATGTAAGTATAGTTACGAGAAATATTAAAGAAATGTGTATTCAGGCGAATCATTTTCTGTCTGAGGATATGGATATAGCAATGAAAAATGCGGTGGAGACGGAGGAAGCACCGCTTGGAAAGCAGATTCTGACACAGCTTCAGGAGAATTTAAAGATTGCAGGAGAGGATATGATCCCAATCTGTCAGGATACTGGTATGGCGGTCGTGTTCATAGAAGTTGGTCAGGAGGTACACTTTGAAGGTGGAAGTCTTACGGATGCCATCAATGAGGGTGTGCGCCAGGGATATGTGGAAGGATATCTTAGAAAGTCTGTTGTAGGTGACCCGATCATCCGTGAGAATACGAAAGATAACACGCCGGCAGTTATTCACTATAACATTGTGCCGGGGGATAAAGTAAAGATTAAAGTTGCTCCGAAGGGATTTGGAAGCGAGAATATGAGCCGTGTCTTTATGCTGAAGCCTGCCGATGGGATTGAAGGTGTGAAGAATGCAATTCTGACAGCTGTTCAGGATGCGGGACCGAATGCCTGTCCGCCGATGGTAGTCGGTGTCGGAATTGGTGGTACCTTTGAAAAATGTGCTCTTATGGCAAAGGATGCCCTGACACGTGAAGTTGGCACACACTCAGACATCCAGTGGGTCAAGGATCTGGAAGAGGAGATGCTTGAGACGATCAACAAGCTTGGTATCGGACCTGGAGGTCTTGGAGGAACAACAACAGCTCTTGCGGTAAATGTTAATACATACCCGACTCACATTGCGGGACTTCCGGTAGGAATCAATATTTGCTGTCACGTCAACAGACACATTGTGAGGGAGGTATAG
- a CDS encoding Fe-S-containing hydro-lyase: MEKHIKAPISKEVSRKLRAGDYVYITGTIYTARDAAHKRMDDALKNGENLPVDMVGQTIYYMGPSPAREGRPIGSAGPTTASRMDRYAPKLLDLGLTAMIGKGKRSKEVLDAVKRNGSVYFAAVGGAGALLSKCIKTSEVVAYDDLGTEAIRKLYVEDFPVIVVADCEGGYLYESAIKEYKKI, translated from the coding sequence ATGGAGAAGCATATAAAAGCACCAATCAGCAAAGAAGTATCCCGTAAGCTCAGAGCAGGAGATTATGTATACATTACAGGAACTATCTACACGGCGAGAGATGCCGCTCACAAGAGAATGGATGATGCTCTTAAAAATGGAGAAAATCTTCCGGTAGATATGGTTGGACAGACGATTTATTACATGGGACCATCTCCGGCGAGAGAAGGGCGTCCGATTGGTTCTGCAGGGCCGACAACTGCGAGCCGTATGGACCGTTATGCGCCGAAGCTTCTGGACCTTGGCCTCACAGCCATGATTGGAAAAGGTAAGAGAAGCAAGGAAGTACTGGATGCTGTCAAAAGAAACGGAAGTGTTTACTTCGCGGCAGTGGGAGGAGCAGGAGCGCTTCTTTCAAAATGTATTAAGACTTCTGAGGTCGTAGCTTATGATGATCTTGGAACGGAAGCTATCCGCAAGCTTTATGTGGAAGATTTCCCGGTGATTGTAGTCGCTGATTGCGAGGGCGGTTATCTGTACGAAAGTGCCATAAAGGAGTACAAGAAGATATGA
- a CDS encoding lysophospholipid acyltransferase family protein, which produces MKRIIMMVLRNILLVPWMWAKLCYHASHVDKYTEEEHYRMLRFITHRANKGGNVTIDAHGLENIPEENGFMFFPNHQGLYDVLALVDVCPKPFSVVAKKEVENVPFLKQVFKCMKAYMMDRNDIRQSLQVIVNVTNEVKNGRNYLIFPEGTRSKMGNEMLEFKGGSFKAATKAKCPIVPVALIDSFKPFDTNSIAPVTVQVHFLKPLYYDDYKDMKTNDIAELVRSQIQKTIHDSI; this is translated from the coding sequence ATGAAACGAATCATAATGATGGTTCTTCGGAACATTTTACTTGTTCCGTGGATGTGGGCAAAATTATGTTATCATGCATCCCACGTAGACAAATACACAGAAGAAGAACATTACCGGATGCTCCGGTTCATCACACACCGCGCTAATAAAGGTGGAAATGTGACCATAGATGCCCACGGGCTTGAGAATATCCCAGAAGAAAACGGCTTTATGTTCTTCCCAAATCATCAGGGACTTTACGATGTACTGGCACTTGTAGATGTCTGCCCGAAGCCATTTTCCGTAGTTGCCAAAAAAGAAGTGGAAAATGTGCCATTTTTAAAACAAGTTTTCAAATGTATGAAAGCATATATGATGGATCGGAATGATATCCGTCAGTCACTGCAGGTCATTGTAAATGTGACAAATGAGGTAAAGAACGGAAGAAATTATCTCATTTTCCCGGAAGGAACAAGATCTAAGATGGGAAATGAGATGCTGGAGTTTAAAGGCGGAAGCTTTAAAGCAGCAACGAAAGCAAAATGCCCGATCGTGCCGGTTGCACTGATCGATTCTTTCAAGCCATTTGACACTAACAGTATCGCACCGGTCACAGTGCAGGTACATTTCTTAAAACCGCTGTACTATGATGATTATAAAGACATGAAGACGAATGATATAGCGGAACTTGTAAGAAGTCAGATCCAGAAAACAATCCATGATTCCATTTAG
- a CDS encoding Spy0128 family protein has product MWSYVGYEGDVGNTLEPVEDDEFLIFNNYHFMTMSMDYALATITGTYSYTVKEINEQGENNVSDIEYDPSVYIVTVNVDENMDMSITYTKNGTNVDNSSERIYIPVI; this is encoded by the coding sequence GTGTGGAGTTATGTTGGATACGAAGGTGATGTTGGAAATACATTAGAGCCAGTAGAGGACGATGAATTCCTGATATTTAATAACTATCACTTTATGACGATGAGCATGGATTATGCTCTTGCCACGATTACAGGAACTTATTCTTACACTGTAAAAGAGATTAATGAGCAGGGTGAAAATAACGTTAGCGATATTGAATATGATCCGTCTGTATATATCGTTACGGTAAATGTGGATGAAAACATGGATATGTCTATAACTTACACAAAAAATGGAACAAATGTGGATAACTCATCCGAGAGAATTTACATTCCAGTTATTTGA
- a CDS encoding sortase B protein-sorting domain-containing protein: MNTKENHNQKFVDVVKTVKTGDTAQIGLFAILSIAAIVVVIIVLRRRKNS; the protein is encoded by the coding sequence TTGAATACGAAAGAAAATCATAATCAAAAATTTGTGGATGTAGTAAAAACTGTGAAAACAGGAGATACAGCCCAGATTGGATTATTTGCAATTCTTTCTATTGCAGCAATTGTAGTTGTGATTATCGTACTTCGCAGAAGAAAAAATTCATAA
- a CDS encoding MurR/RpiR family transcriptional regulator produces MDIIESIKKRSTELTRKQYMVAKYMIDHPDEMAYITLKELSRDIGVTEITILNTCASLGYESFTQIKYEFRKDIIQKQKTDVLDDSSVYTEKVPKYEHDNREKVLAEIGDEEVKAITDYWKNIDLKKYFEAADLILNSKQIFICGRGISWTMAEYMKNRLSSCEVLGITANTELNDDVYGMLTSLTEESLLIPISFPDYYFMTTKVTERARMQNAKILAITDRLDTAVAQCADLTLTAPTMTRVFLNTLTSPMLMLNLLTSAIKLKQGKTELNEN; encoded by the coding sequence ATGGACATTATAGAAAGTATCAAAAAGAGAAGCACAGAGCTTACAAGAAAACAGTACATGGTTGCAAAGTATATGATTGATCATCCGGACGAGATGGCATATATTACATTGAAAGAGTTGAGTCGGGACATTGGAGTAACGGAGATTACGATACTCAATACATGTGCATCACTTGGCTATGAAAGTTTTACCCAGATTAAATATGAATTTCGCAAGGATATAATTCAGAAACAAAAGACGGATGTTCTGGACGATAGCAGTGTCTATACAGAGAAAGTTCCCAAATATGAACATGATAACCGGGAAAAGGTTCTGGCAGAGATTGGAGATGAAGAGGTCAAAGCTATTACGGATTACTGGAAAAATATTGATTTAAAAAAATATTTTGAAGCGGCAGATTTGATTTTGAACAGTAAGCAGATTTTTATCTGTGGAAGAGGCATTTCCTGGACGATGGCGGAATATATGAAAAATAGACTCTCTTCTTGTGAGGTCCTTGGAATTACTGCAAATACAGAATTGAATGATGATGTTTATGGAATGTTGACTTCACTGACAGAAGAATCTCTGCTCATACCGATTTCATTTCCGGATTACTACTTTATGACAACGAAAGTGACTGAGCGGGCAAGAATGCAGAATGCAAAAATACTGGCAATTACTGACCGTCTGGACACAGCAGTGGCGCAGTGCGCAGACTTGACATTGACAGCTCCGACTATGACGCGTGTTTTTCTGAATACATTGACATCACCGATGCTTATGCTGAATTTATTGACCTCCGCTATAAAATTAAAGCAGGGCAAGACAGAACTTAATGAGAATTAG